The bacterium DNA window CGTGATCGTCACCTATGAGGCGGAGGCAGAAGAGATCACCGCTGAAGAAGTGGTGCGGAAAATCATCAACAAGATTGAAGTCCCCTGAGACCCGGACCACCGGCTGCTGCGGCGGCCGGCGGCGCCTGGGAACTTTTTTATCGGTCACCTGGCTTGAGACATGATTCCAAAAGAGATACTGAAAAAGGTCAAACGGATTGAGATCCAGACCCGCGGCGTCGTCAACGACGTCTTCTCCGGCGAATACCACTCGGTGTTCAAAGGGCGCGGCATGGAGTTTTCCGAAGTGCGCGACTATCAGCTCGGGGACGATGTGCGCACCATCGATTGGAACGTTACGGCGCGCATGGGCAGGCCGTTCGTCAAGATCTTTGAGGAAGAGCGCGAGTTGACCGTGATCCTGCTGGTGGACGTGAGCTCCTCCGGTGAATTCGGCACCGTGCAGCAGATGAAGGGAGAGATCGCTGCGGAGATCTGCGCCCTGCTGGCTTTTTCGGCCATCAAGAACAATGATAAAGTCGGTCTGGTTATCTTCACCGATGAGGTGGAAAAATTCGTCGCGCCGAAAAAAGGCAAATCCCACGTGCTGCGCGTGGTTCGCGAGATCCTGTATCACCGCCCCAAGGGCCGTGGCACAGACATCGGCAAAGCACTGCAGTTTTTGTCGCACATCACCCACCGCCGGGCGGTGGTGTTCCTGGTCTCCGATTTTATCAATACGGACTATGAAAAGGCACTGCAGATCGCCAATCGCCGTCACGATATCATCGCCATCAGCATTACCGACCCGCGCGAACGGGAACTGCCCGACGTCGGCTTTATCGAGTTGGAGGATGCAGAGACCGGCGAAACCTATCTGCTCGACACAACGGATCCGGCGGTGCGCCGTGATATCGCCGTGCGCTCTAAAGAGAATGCGCTGGCGCGGGAAAAGCTGTTTCGCTCTATTCAGGTCGATCATATCGACATCAGCACGCAGCAGTCGTATATCGAACCGCTCATCCGCTTTTTCCGCATGCGCGCCAAGCGGTTTCGTTGATCGTACGGCTGTCCGGCTGCACAACCGGTGAACCAAGAGGGATGAAGGCGCATGATTAAAAGGATATTTTGGATTTGGGGAATCGCCGCAGCGCTTTTGCTCAGCTGTTCCTCTGAGAAAAACAGCGGTGCACAGAGCGAACGGATTCGCGAGTACGCGGCGGATCTGATGAACCGGTCTCTGTACCGGCAGGCGGTGGCGGTCTATCAGGATTATCTGGCGCACTATGACGTGGATGCCACCGAGCAGGCGAACATCGCGTTCATCATCGCCAACACCTATTTCGAGCGCATCAAAGATTATCAGGAGGCGCTGGCCTATTATCTAAAGATCAAGCACCTCTACCCTGAAAGCAAAGTGATGGATCAGGTCAACAAGCGCATCGTCGCCTGCCTTGAGCGGTTGGACCGTTCCACCGATGCGCAGCAGGCGCTGGATGAGACCGTGCAGGCGGATCCCGCCAAAGTGGTGCGCCGGCGTCCCGGCGCCGTGGTCGCCCGCATCGGCAACCGCGACATCACCCAGGGCGATCTGAATTTTGAGATCGACCAGCTGCCGCCGGCCGCCCGCGATCAATTCCGCAGCAAGGATAAAAAGCTTGAATTCCTCCGCGAATTTGTGGCCACAGAACTGCTCTACGACAGCGCCAAACGGGCCGGCTTGGATAACGATCCTCAGGTGCAGGAGGGTGCGTTCCAAAGCAAAAAAATGTTGATGGTGCGGCGCCTGATTCAGGACAAAGTGACGGCGAAAATCACCATCACTGAAAGCGATGTGAATCTTTATTAT harbors:
- a CDS encoding DUF58 domain-containing protein; this encodes MIPKEILKKVKRIEIQTRGVVNDVFSGEYHSVFKGRGMEFSEVRDYQLGDDVRTIDWNVTARMGRPFVKIFEEERELTVILLVDVSSSGEFGTVQQMKGEIAAEICALLAFSAIKNNDKVGLVIFTDEVEKFVAPKKGKSHVLRVVREILYHRPKGRGTDIGKALQFLSHITHRRAVVFLVSDFINTDYEKALQIANRRHDIIAISITDPRERELPDVGFIELEDAETGETYLLDTTDPAVRRDIAVRSKENALAREKLFRSIQVDHIDISTQQSYIEPLIRFFRMRAKRFR